The proteins below are encoded in one region of Sporosarcina sp. FSL K6-1508:
- a CDS encoding XkdQ/YqbQ family protein, which produces MIDLTKVDYRLTLLPPSGSKIDITDLMQSAILEEMEGQVAAKLAVNIKNIKRDDGWIHQHAYLAKRMVLEATDGNGWKEVFRGSSFVWKTTSEDHTVDFIAYDPNYRLVTSKEHYYFKTGMTGAGSVKVIAGEWGIPLGKIDGPNVSLIKKMYRGYLSDTIKERFKESSEKGDSGYIVRSTLGKLDVVKEGMNSTVYELTDATTEGSSDEHSIDSGFVTRVKIYGNEAKEARPKVESVISGRTELGIMQEILYKSDFDNAGAAKAAGNAILKEKGKPEISRPLNHPDIPWIRKGDKVSVASGTIGSMKDGVQVGINCIVKSVTHDIVAKRMRLQLKG; this is translated from the coding sequence ATGATTGATTTGACTAAAGTTGACTATCGTTTAACTTTGTTGCCTCCATCCGGTTCGAAGATTGATATTACTGATTTAATGCAATCGGCCATACTTGAAGAAATGGAAGGTCAGGTGGCGGCCAAGCTCGCGGTCAATATTAAAAATATCAAGAGGGATGATGGTTGGATTCACCAGCACGCGTACCTTGCCAAGAGGATGGTGCTCGAGGCGACTGACGGCAACGGGTGGAAAGAAGTCTTTCGGGGATCCAGTTTCGTCTGGAAAACGACATCTGAAGATCATACCGTTGACTTCATTGCTTATGATCCGAATTATCGCCTGGTGACGTCAAAGGAGCACTATTATTTCAAAACCGGAATGACGGGAGCTGGGAGCGTTAAAGTGATCGCGGGTGAATGGGGCATTCCCCTGGGGAAAATAGACGGCCCGAACGTCTCGCTCATTAAGAAGATGTACCGCGGTTATCTATCCGACACAATCAAGGAACGGTTTAAAGAATCGAGCGAAAAGGGCGACAGTGGTTATATCGTCCGTTCGACATTAGGCAAGCTCGACGTTGTTAAAGAAGGAATGAATTCAACCGTTTATGAATTGACTGACGCGACGACTGAAGGTAGCTCTGATGAACATTCCATTGATAGCGGATTTGTCACTCGTGTGAAAATTTACGGTAACGAAGCAAAAGAAGCACGGCCAAAAGTGGAATCAGTCATAAGTGGCAGAACTGAACTCGGAATCATGCAAGAGATCCTTTACAAGTCCGACTTCGATAATGCCGGGGCTGCGAAAGCTGCAGGAAATGCAATTCTCAAAGAGAAGGGAAAGCCTGAGATTAGTCGCCCGCTCAATCATCCTGATATCCCTTGGATTAGAAAGGGAGATAAAGTATCAGTTGCATCCGGCACGATCGGATCCATGAAAGACGGTGTTCAGGTAGGAATTAATTGCATTGTGAAAAGCGTGACCCATGACATAGTCGCAAAGAGGATGAGGCTTCAACTGAAAGGATAA
- a CDS encoding phage tail assembly chaperone: MSEEKLNQEELLAVESSVLSGLLAAHQDQKDDTTTIEIARKGKVLFSFDIHALTEKQYHDLQDKATKFRKAKNLGGVKVAEETDITRFRSLLIYHATVKEDRQKIWDDKEAWRQLNVPNGIHLIDVVLKAGEKKAIIDKIDEISGYTDDADEIIKNSLGQEDE, encoded by the coding sequence ATGTCTGAAGAAAAATTAAATCAAGAAGAATTGCTGGCTGTTGAGAGCTCCGTTCTCAGCGGCCTTTTGGCTGCACACCAGGATCAGAAAGATGATACGACGACAATTGAAATTGCCCGGAAAGGGAAGGTGTTGTTTTCTTTCGACATCCATGCCTTGACAGAGAAGCAGTACCATGATTTGCAAGATAAAGCGACGAAATTCCGTAAGGCGAAAAACTTGGGCGGAGTGAAAGTTGCTGAGGAAACGGATATCACACGCTTCAGGTCGCTGCTCATTTATCATGCGACCGTGAAGGAAGATCGCCAGAAGATTTGGGATGACAAGGAAGCCTGGAGGCAGCTGAACGTTCCAAACGGGATCCACCTGATTGACGTTGTTCTGAAGGCCGGGGAAAAGAAAGCCATCATTGATAAGATTGACGAAATTTCCGGTTATACCGACGATGCGGACGAAATCATAAAAAACTCATTAGGGCAGGAGGACGAATAA
- a CDS encoding DUF2634 domain-containing protein yields the protein MTEQLYPSFDSPDLMAGEQIESLEEVHAAKFDLEEGKLVVTGVGKVITGNPVDAYRFWAIKCCLTERYQYDAYSSDFGVEFQRIVEANYPRPIAESEIKRTITEALMIDRRTVSTSAFSFEWQGDSCWIYFQLESVYGIDHIEIVRGGELSGRVLAA from the coding sequence ATGACAGAGCAATTATACCCGTCGTTTGACTCTCCTGATTTAATGGCCGGCGAGCAGATCGAGAGCCTGGAAGAAGTTCATGCGGCAAAGTTTGATCTTGAAGAAGGGAAATTAGTCGTTACCGGCGTCGGCAAGGTGATCACCGGCAATCCGGTAGACGCTTATCGCTTCTGGGCTATTAAATGCTGTTTAACCGAGCGGTATCAGTATGATGCGTACAGCTCGGATTTTGGCGTTGAGTTCCAGCGGATTGTAGAAGCGAATTATCCACGGCCAATTGCCGAGAGTGAAATAAAGCGAACGATCACCGAGGCTTTAATGATCGATAGAAGAACTGTGTCCACTAGCGCTTTTTCTTTTGAGTGGCAGGGTGATTCTTGTTGGATATATTTCCAGTTAGAAAGTGTATATGGCATCGATCATATCGAAATAGTTAGGGGTGGTGAATTGAGTGGTAGAGTTCTCGCTGCCTGA
- a CDS encoding oligoribonuclease: MSKDKQVTADQVKKALVAETTYKREEIEAAPSSFGVLPEVLAGALRLVDGEELSRSQVLAAIEKFKKRKV, translated from the coding sequence ATGTCTAAAGACAAACAGGTCACGGCGGATCAAGTCAAGAAAGCACTTGTCGCTGAGACCACTTATAAGCGCGAGGAGATCGAAGCGGCACCGTCTTCTTTCGGTGTGTTGCCAGAGGTATTGGCTGGCGCTTTACGTTTAGTTGATGGCGAGGAATTGTCGAGAAGTCAGGTCCTTGCGGCTATTGAAAAATTCAAGAAAAGGAAGGTGTAA
- a CDS encoding endoglucanase — translation MDGRYTFRRCIPVDQIDIANVQPGELLQREWGFRVNMPPEMQEQLDSGEFDPRNILHGVDGELYDEDGNFLAEVNTFHAQMSFNTADYQAAGEWVEWGITTGYSFTLTFTETVVRDLLLVKILDGFKKGARLPDLTFTAVLRSHQR, via the coding sequence ATGGATGGAAGATATACATTTCGACGTTGTATTCCTGTCGATCAAATAGATATTGCAAACGTTCAACCTGGGGAATTGCTTCAGCGTGAATGGGGTTTTCGCGTTAACATGCCACCAGAAATGCAGGAGCAGCTCGATAGTGGAGAGTTTGATCCACGAAATATTTTGCACGGCGTGGATGGCGAGCTTTATGACGAGGATGGAAATTTCTTAGCGGAAGTGAACACGTTCCACGCGCAGATGAGCTTTAATACGGCTGATTATCAAGCGGCTGGTGAGTGGGTCGAGTGGGGTATTACAACGGGTTACTCGTTTACTCTCACATTCACAGAGACTGTCGTTCGTGATTTGTTGCTCGTTAAGATTCTTGATGGATTTAAAAAAGGTGCTCGCTTGCCGGATCTAACGTTCACAGCTGTCTTGCGTTCGCACCAACGATAA
- a CDS encoding putative phage tail protein — protein MIKITTDTGREMLRSVLPIYNDDEYSLAIFEANGKVMDEVRTVVKQTRNQMFPQMATWSLGWWEEKLGITDMEKRPHQERIHRVLFELNKYFTITRHQMEIIVNNYVELKSAKVEEVDEEYAFRVVIPAGHKSGVGLRAAVEESKPAHLLAIFEQAISAGAIIITDDTYHYPVFYKTCGEFSGEKEAGLIDGGEVSVANDTYHYFVEYPVSVRESLLLEGAEFSAADNTYTYPKTFPVCGDMDPLDKRVSSTESRTEVDTGIYNFGIHHLVCGEFYAEGES, from the coding sequence GTGATAAAAATAACTACTGACACAGGGCGGGAAATGCTTCGCTCTGTGCTGCCTATCTACAACGATGATGAATATTCCCTAGCGATATTTGAAGCGAACGGGAAGGTCATGGATGAGGTCAGAACGGTCGTTAAACAAACACGGAACCAGATGTTTCCGCAAATGGCTACCTGGTCGCTGGGTTGGTGGGAGGAAAAGCTCGGGATCACCGACATGGAAAAAAGGCCGCATCAAGAAAGGATCCACCGGGTACTATTCGAACTGAATAAATATTTCACTATTACTCGTCACCAGATGGAGATCATCGTCAACAACTATGTCGAATTAAAAAGCGCCAAAGTTGAAGAGGTGGACGAGGAGTATGCATTCCGAGTTGTTATCCCGGCCGGCCATAAATCTGGCGTTGGTCTACGTGCTGCAGTTGAAGAGTCGAAGCCTGCCCACTTGTTGGCCATCTTCGAACAGGCCATAAGCGCCGGGGCCATCATCATTACAGATGACACTTACCACTATCCTGTTTTTTATAAAACTTGCGGCGAGTTCTCTGGTGAAAAAGAAGCAGGCTTGATTGATGGCGGAGAAGTAAGCGTGGCGAATGATACCTACCATTACTTTGTTGAATACCCGGTGTCGGTGAGGGAGTCCTTGTTATTGGAAGGCGCCGAATTTAGCGCAGCGGATAACACTTATACATATCCCAAAACGTTCCCTGTTTGCGGAGATATGGATCCACTTGACAAGAGAGTTAGTTCCACAGAATCCCGAACCGAAGTAGATACAGGCATCTACAACTTCGGCATACACCATCTGGTTTGCGGCGAGTTTTACGCGGAAGGAGAAAGTTAA
- a CDS encoding phage tail sheath subtilisin-like domain-containing protein: MSIGAMFKLGEQKIRPGVFVRWYNAGGYKRYSRPLGVSAAVIKSNWGPIGEVVTLDTGEDVKDKLGTGLGPDVVNEIFEGGASFCHTVRIGTGGQPAEVDLEAETETVKLRTKYPTSRNFSVTVREALDPALKEIILFEGTRQIQSLTFAKGENEASALLEVVNAESKYLTATTAGSGEVEVVINEPLSGGADPDTVGEDYTDGMQHLETKFFDSITVDSEDAIIHAALHAFVRRKIREGYRMTMVVGEKPDVSFETRKSHAKAFNDFAVVYVGNGVETTTGGIVGATAAARVLGMLVSGSYKSSLTKNTITGGVGLIGEMTSNEYNEAVQSGMMVFSLNPDSIPQIDYGINTLVSLAEDEDEGWQKLRRVRTRYELIDRIAITISKAMANNIDNGHDGRQFVIQLANGIIGEMIGEGGLESGEMIIDPVTSPQGDSAWFKFDNLVDLDGLEKAYLAFGFQY; encoded by the coding sequence ATGTCAATTGGAGCAATGTTTAAGCTCGGTGAACAAAAGATTCGCCCTGGTGTTTTCGTCCGCTGGTATAATGCCGGCGGGTATAAAAGATACTCGCGGCCACTCGGTGTTTCTGCGGCTGTTATCAAGTCAAACTGGGGGCCGATTGGTGAAGTTGTCACACTGGATACAGGCGAAGACGTAAAGGATAAACTCGGAACCGGCTTAGGCCCTGACGTGGTTAATGAAATATTCGAGGGCGGCGCTTCGTTCTGTCACACAGTCAGGATCGGCACAGGCGGCCAACCGGCAGAAGTGGACCTGGAAGCCGAAACCGAAACAGTGAAGCTGCGGACAAAGTACCCCACGTCCAGGAACTTTAGCGTGACTGTGAGGGAGGCTCTTGATCCTGCATTAAAAGAGATCATTCTGTTTGAAGGCACCCGACAAATTCAGTCGTTAACTTTCGCGAAGGGTGAAAACGAAGCCTCGGCACTTCTTGAAGTCGTTAATGCGGAAAGTAAATACTTAACGGCCACAACCGCTGGATCCGGTGAAGTAGAAGTCGTCATAAATGAACCTCTTTCTGGCGGAGCAGATCCAGATACTGTCGGGGAAGATTACACCGACGGAATGCAGCATCTTGAAACTAAGTTCTTCGACTCGATTACGGTTGATTCAGAAGACGCCATTATCCACGCTGCACTTCATGCGTTTGTAAGACGAAAAATTCGAGAAGGTTACCGCATGACGATGGTCGTTGGTGAAAAGCCGGATGTTTCTTTTGAAACGCGCAAGTCCCACGCCAAGGCCTTTAATGACTTCGCGGTTGTTTATGTAGGGAATGGTGTCGAAACGACGACAGGGGGAATCGTGGGCGCAACTGCTGCGGCTCGCGTGCTTGGCATGCTGGTCTCTGGGTCCTACAAGTCCAGCCTGACTAAGAACACGATTACAGGCGGTGTTGGTCTTATCGGTGAAATGACTTCGAATGAATATAACGAAGCGGTTCAGAGCGGGATGATGGTCTTCTCTCTCAATCCGGACAGCATTCCTCAGATTGATTACGGAATCAATACCCTTGTTTCCCTTGCTGAAGACGAGGATGAGGGTTGGCAGAAGCTGCGTCGCGTTCGTACTCGCTATGAGCTGATCGACCGTATCGCTATCACGATTTCCAAGGCTATGGCGAACAACATCGATAATGGCCACGACGGCAGGCAGTTCGTCATTCAGCTTGCCAATGGCATCATCGGTGAAATGATCGGTGAAGGCGGATTGGAAAGCGGAGAAATGATTATAGATCCAGTTACATCGCCGCAGGGCGACTCGGCTTGGTTTAAGTTTGACAATCTTGTCGATCTAGATGGGCTTGAAAAAGCTTATTTGGCGTTCGGGTTTCAGTATTAA
- the avd gene encoding diversity-generating retroelement protein Avd gives MTKKFDIEKKAEEALDYAYPIIMNFPNSEKFALSQEIKQAFYALLRYIMLANNVKNKRREYQEEADANLKLVIVLFNISKRQKYITQKKNIQLQTRLAEIGRMIGGWMRNTK, from the coding sequence TTGACCAAGAAGTTTGACATCGAGAAAAAGGCCGAGGAGGCACTGGACTACGCTTATCCAATTATCATGAATTTTCCTAACTCCGAAAAGTTCGCTCTGTCCCAGGAAATAAAGCAGGCGTTCTATGCTTTGTTGCGTTATATAATGTTGGCGAATAACGTAAAAAACAAGCGAAGGGAATATCAAGAGGAGGCAGACGCGAATCTGAAGCTGGTGATAGTTTTGTTCAACATTTCCAAAAGACAAAAGTATATCACGCAGAAAAAGAATATTCAGCTGCAGACTCGACTGGCCGAGATCGGTCGGATGATCGGTGGATGGATGCGAAACACTAAATGA
- a CDS encoding LysM peptidoglycan-binding domain-containing protein — MQFSFLDPVTKEVVILPIGPTRMGAVIGTKVLSFEPTTLGIVEVPRGRLPVKFSLDGLLPGEFQSIERQSELTPEEIVEKFRGWADAKGATGKKLRFIVTGTDWNIPVFFNSFSPEYSGGGGDIHYSLEMTEFRDFVVKEVKPQSSGKETVRETKPKPKTYTIKKGDTLWAIARKHTGSGAKWTEIWSSFKSTSRSKNPDLIYPGETITIPAAWLK; from the coding sequence ATGCAGTTTTCTTTTTTAGATCCGGTTACAAAGGAAGTCGTCATATTGCCGATCGGCCCCACGAGAATGGGGGCGGTCATCGGCACAAAGGTGTTGAGCTTTGAACCCACGACCCTCGGGATCGTCGAAGTTCCGCGTGGAAGATTGCCTGTTAAGTTCTCCTTAGACGGGTTGTTGCCTGGGGAGTTTCAGTCCATAGAGCGCCAATCGGAATTGACTCCGGAGGAAATTGTTGAGAAGTTCCGCGGGTGGGCCGACGCGAAAGGCGCGACCGGAAAAAAGTTGCGCTTCATTGTAACCGGCACTGACTGGAATATACCTGTTTTCTTCAATTCCTTTAGTCCTGAGTATTCTGGCGGTGGTGGCGACATTCATTATAGCTTGGAAATGACAGAGTTTCGTGACTTCGTCGTCAAAGAGGTGAAGCCTCAATCCTCCGGGAAAGAGACTGTTCGTGAAACTAAGCCGAAGCCAAAGACTTACACAATAAAAAAAGGCGACACCCTTTGGGCGATCGCTCGTAAGCATACAGGCAGCGGCGCGAAGTGGACCGAGATATGGAGTTCCTTCAAGTCAACGAGCAGGAGTAAAAACCCCGACCTGATCTATCCAGGCGAAACCATAACGATCCCGGCAGCGTGGTTGAAATGA
- a CDS encoding DUF2190 family protein, translating into MAYKGQAAPTTSYQVYRAKVSDGKSVKVAVPASTTIDVNSFYELGGFFGPAFQSVKTKAGETSEVVLNIEQAEYETNQIQTTEDFAAGDPVYFADGKFTTDPTDAPRLVGRVTEGKDQNNVIWFILGPQV; encoded by the coding sequence ATGGCTTACAAAGGGCAAGCAGCACCAACAACAAGCTACCAAGTATACCGCGCTAAAGTATCTGACGGGAAGTCGGTCAAGGTCGCGGTTCCTGCAAGTACAACGATCGATGTCAATAGCTTTTATGAGCTTGGCGGATTTTTCGGGCCAGCATTCCAGTCGGTTAAGACTAAAGCTGGAGAAACGTCTGAGGTCGTTCTTAATATCGAGCAGGCTGAGTATGAGACGAATCAGATTCAGACGACAGAGGACTTTGCAGCGGGTGATCCAGTTTACTTCGCTGATGGGAAGTTCACGACCGATCCAACAGACGCCCCCCGTCTTGTTGGCCGAGTTACTGAAGGAAAAGATCAAAATAACGTCATCTGGTTCATTCTTGGACCACAGGTTTAA
- a CDS encoding reverse transcriptase/maturase family protein, translating to MAKKVFKYDDLYEKIIAFENLEYAYKQVIKGERKFKPDAVLFSMLSDLNLVNLWRDLKTGKYQVGKYIRFKVYEPKERWISAPTLRDKIVQFAVHYIIKDVYKGVFVSDSYSCIEGKGTHRAAHSVQRDLRIAEREYKDPWIVSADVKKFFYSIDRSILKRLLRKKIMCRKTLWLLDLIIDSSPEGDVGIPLGNVTSQDLANIYMNEVDQYAQRFLGIRYYNRYADDIIAVVDGKKAAQTLKRDLCRFLNERLNLSEHEEKTQIFPHAQGVNAYGYKIWASHMLVRDQSKRGVKRRMKSMDKKLSAGEIELHDVQQSANSWIGHARHSNSYNLAKKIFSPYPYIDIEGDEYFGNRRFN from the coding sequence ATGGCGAAAAAAGTTTTTAAGTATGATGATCTTTATGAAAAAATAATAGCATTTGAAAATCTTGAGTATGCATATAAGCAAGTCATAAAAGGGGAGCGCAAGTTTAAACCAGACGCTGTCCTTTTTTCTATGCTTTCAGATTTGAACCTGGTTAATCTATGGCGTGATTTAAAGACTGGGAAATATCAAGTCGGCAAGTATATACGGTTTAAAGTCTACGAACCTAAAGAGCGATGGATTTCGGCGCCTACCTTGCGTGATAAGATCGTTCAATTTGCGGTCCATTACATTATCAAGGATGTGTACAAAGGCGTCTTTGTTTCGGACTCTTATTCCTGCATTGAAGGCAAAGGCACGCATCGCGCTGCTCATTCGGTTCAACGAGACCTAAGAATTGCCGAACGCGAATATAAAGATCCCTGGATTGTCTCGGCAGACGTCAAGAAATTCTTTTACTCAATCGATCGGTCGATACTCAAGCGTCTACTACGTAAGAAGATAATGTGCCGGAAAACTCTATGGCTGCTCGATTTGATTATCGACAGCAGCCCTGAGGGTGACGTCGGTATTCCGTTGGGTAATGTAACCAGTCAAGATCTCGCTAATATTTACATGAATGAGGTGGATCAATATGCACAAAGATTTCTAGGCATCAGGTATTACAACAGATACGCTGACGACATAATCGCTGTAGTTGACGGAAAAAAAGCGGCGCAAACCCTTAAGCGGGATTTGTGTCGTTTTTTAAATGAACGGCTGAACCTTTCGGAACACGAGGAGAAGACTCAAATTTTTCCGCATGCCCAGGGCGTCAATGCTTATGGGTACAAAATTTGGGCGTCCCACATGCTTGTCCGTGATCAATCGAAGCGCGGCGTAAAGAGGCGTATGAAGTCGATGGATAAAAAGTTGAGTGCTGGAGAAATCGAATTGCACGATGTGCAGCAGTCGGCCAACTCTTGGATTGGTCATGCTCGACATTCCAACTCGTACAACTTGGCAAAAAAGATATTTTCCCCGTACCCCTACATTGATATTGAAGGAGATGAATACTTTGGCAACAGGCGATTTAATTAA
- a CDS encoding baseplate J/gp47 family protein, translating to MFPQFASGPFLDWHGEPIGVFRRVATHSTGDVLIIGKPETIIPRGTLLATIGDENEAGYLFEVVNTVAIDANGQALLRVKAVDPGVEANVPAGSIQGIVGSINGVTAITNPERTEGGTDEEGDESYRFRVVDRHQNKPLSGSRKDYERWAREVSGVGDVIVLPLWNGPKTVKVLVTDSERQLATIELIEAVQLHIAPDGDLGGGLAPIGALVTVDTITTVPVVIAITSLVIAEGYELEEVRQNIRDSINLYFSDKPLVKWSEVGAAITNTKGVADHGGWLLDDSINNIILEKGERAVVGEVLIE from the coding sequence ATGTTCCCGCAGTTTGCTTCAGGTCCGTTCCTTGATTGGCACGGCGAACCGATCGGCGTGTTTCGGAGGGTGGCCACACATTCAACCGGCGACGTTTTGATCATCGGGAAACCTGAGACCATTATCCCCCGCGGCACGCTGCTCGCCACGATAGGCGACGAGAATGAAGCGGGGTATCTTTTTGAAGTCGTTAACACCGTTGCTATAGATGCGAATGGGCAGGCGTTGCTGCGAGTGAAAGCTGTTGATCCGGGAGTAGAAGCTAATGTTCCGGCGGGGTCCATTCAAGGGATCGTCGGTTCAATAAATGGAGTCACAGCTATAACGAATCCAGAAAGAACTGAAGGCGGTACAGATGAAGAGGGCGACGAGTCGTATCGTTTCCGCGTCGTTGACAGGCACCAAAACAAACCGCTAAGTGGATCCCGAAAAGATTATGAGCGTTGGGCAAGAGAGGTATCTGGCGTCGGTGACGTCATTGTGTTGCCGCTTTGGAATGGACCTAAAACAGTAAAGGTCCTTGTGACTGACTCTGAGAGGCAGCTTGCAACAATCGAGCTGATAGAGGCTGTCCAGCTGCACATCGCTCCAGATGGGGACTTGGGCGGTGGACTTGCTCCAATTGGGGCGTTGGTAACAGTAGATACAATAACGACTGTTCCTGTGGTTATTGCCATCACATCTTTGGTTATTGCTGAAGGCTACGAGCTAGAAGAGGTCAGGCAGAACATCCGGGATAGCATCAACCTCTATTTTTCTGACAAGCCGCTGGTCAAGTGGTCGGAGGTGGGTGCTGCCATTACCAATACTAAAGGCGTGGCGGACCATGGTGGCTGGCTGCTCGATGATTCTATCAACAATATCATTCTTGAAAAAGGGGAGCGCGCCGTCGTTGGTGAGGTGTTGATCGAGTGA
- a CDS encoding glycoside hydrolase family 78 protein — translation MNTLATGDLIKLGTFFKANAKQLLPTNPWRSGSTPGGGNIPVFAAGQALEVRDTDPNDAYKLRWRELVIGSKKLLIADRNILEQVSWDDLNAQGLVTGKEITIDGQQYKLRLMTGGSNYRNTSDAYAGGTPTANEWDQIISGEANYPGLPKPAASDLDSSLVPADQTSAHNQFWNWYYMYSWVQEVYAPNGSYRVFRGYHSARYFYYTSASNRFVNIGWRPVLEVLNSAPLISGGTQDLGNKTAPFAVEYQVVDPENDAVSVVEKLNGVTIRTIPNVSQGATQKIELTAAQWAAIPLNVASTITVEATDSKNAKSTRVYTFTKTNAPPTATAIEPKGDLSNIAIVDTLTPILVHSFHDIDVGDSQSAYQYVIENLQNDVVHDSGKKSSTQSFYQVPASVLNWGDRVKWKVRVWDRFDVPSEYSFPEFFMPNRAPFVTNLQPGSNDAENPMGAGMAPEFSWDFEDLDLEAQAAYQLKIFKASDDVLVYDSSRVNQNVQKHQVPTGRLAEGTIFYAIVTVWDPNGLKRDSEKSYIRTNATPSAPLQTGPIDNFRTTLQPTFSGVIGTDPEDDGMHFAIQISTDPTFVQYSLTYRSDVDRAGWKVNGYDIPEAGVFNDQQGQTVSYALQVGLDRNKTYYWRMAAVDAGTKARGVWSVSRRIRAGNELSFGIKNPISTLGVAARRILFAADYQLPTDGSNKATIKVEFSNNALDAAPTWEDATAQFLSMDYYNFTNTDKTAVEFAIGVRVSIIANDSMAPISIEAIGLTFD, via the coding sequence ATGAATACTTTGGCAACAGGCGATTTAATTAAATTAGGTACTTTTTTCAAAGCAAATGCAAAGCAGTTATTGCCAACTAACCCGTGGCGAAGTGGATCCACGCCAGGCGGTGGAAATATCCCGGTATTTGCCGCAGGGCAAGCGTTAGAAGTTAGGGACACCGATCCGAACGATGCATATAAACTGCGCTGGCGCGAGCTTGTTATCGGCTCGAAGAAACTGCTGATTGCAGATAGAAATATCCTGGAACAGGTATCTTGGGATGATTTAAACGCCCAGGGCCTCGTTACAGGGAAAGAAATCACTATTGACGGCCAACAATATAAACTCCGCTTGATGACAGGTGGATCGAATTACCGGAACACGTCAGATGCTTACGCAGGTGGAACGCCAACCGCGAATGAATGGGATCAGATTATTTCCGGAGAAGCGAATTATCCAGGGCTTCCAAAACCCGCAGCTTCGGATTTGGATTCTTCTTTAGTTCCAGCTGACCAAACGAGCGCACACAACCAGTTTTGGAATTGGTATTACATGTACAGCTGGGTTCAGGAAGTATATGCTCCAAACGGCTCGTACCGTGTCTTTCGCGGCTACCACTCAGCTCGTTACTTCTACTACACGTCTGCTTCGAATCGCTTTGTGAACATCGGTTGGCGCCCGGTCTTGGAAGTTCTGAATTCTGCACCTCTGATCTCCGGAGGTACTCAAGATCTCGGGAACAAAACAGCGCCTTTTGCAGTGGAGTACCAGGTTGTTGATCCAGAAAATGACGCGGTAAGCGTTGTCGAAAAATTAAACGGAGTCACAATCCGGACGATTCCTAATGTTTCGCAAGGGGCGACACAAAAGATCGAGCTTACAGCTGCGCAATGGGCCGCAATCCCTCTGAATGTCGCATCGACAATAACTGTCGAGGCGACCGATTCTAAAAATGCGAAATCAACCAGGGTCTACACGTTCACGAAAACCAACGCGCCACCGACAGCGACGGCGATCGAGCCAAAAGGAGACCTTTCCAATATCGCGATTGTCGATACACTCACGCCTATTCTTGTCCATTCTTTTCACGATATTGACGTAGGTGATTCGCAATCTGCCTATCAATATGTTATTGAGAACCTTCAAAATGATGTCGTGCATGATTCAGGCAAAAAATCTTCAACCCAATCGTTCTACCAAGTTCCTGCATCAGTATTGAATTGGGGAGACCGAGTAAAGTGGAAAGTTCGTGTGTGGGATCGCTTTGATGTGCCATCCGAGTATTCATTCCCGGAGTTTTTCATGCCCAACCGAGCGCCGTTCGTAACGAACCTTCAGCCTGGCAGCAATGACGCAGAGAATCCAATGGGTGCGGGAATGGCCCCGGAGTTCTCTTGGGATTTCGAGGATCTGGATTTAGAGGCACAAGCGGCCTATCAGCTGAAGATATTTAAAGCATCTGACGACGTGCTTGTCTATGACTCGTCTCGCGTTAATCAAAACGTGCAAAAACACCAAGTACCAACTGGCCGATTGGCAGAGGGTACTATTTTTTATGCCATCGTTACAGTCTGGGATCCGAATGGTTTAAAAAGGGACAGTGAAAAATCGTACATTCGAACGAATGCAACGCCGAGCGCCCCTCTCCAAACGGGTCCGATTGATAATTTCCGGACGACGCTGCAGCCGACTTTCTCGGGGGTTATTGGAACCGATCCGGAGGATGACGGGATGCACTTCGCGATTCAGATTTCAACCGATCCGACCTTTGTACAATATTCCCTTACTTATCGTAGTGATGTGGATCGCGCTGGCTGGAAAGTGAATGGTTATGATATTCCGGAGGCTGGTGTATTTAACGATCAGCAAGGTCAAACGGTTTCCTATGCGCTGCAGGTCGGTCTCGATCGGAACAAGACTTACTACTGGCGAATGGCTGCGGTTGACGCCGGAACGAAAGCGCGCGGCGTGTGGTCGGTTAGCCGTCGAATACGTGCAGGGAATGAGCTCAGCTTCGGCATTAAGAATCCAATCAGTACGCTGGGTGTGGCGGCTCGCAGGATCTTGTTTGCGGCCGACTACCAATTGCCGACCGATGGCAGCAATAAGGCGACTATCAAAGTCGAGTTTTCTAATAACGCGCTTGACGCTGCTCCGACATGGGAAGATGCGACTGCGCAATTCTTATCGATGGATTATTACAACTTCACAAACACAGATAAGACAGCGGTTGAATTCGCCATCGGAGTGCGTGTGTCAATCATCGCGAATGATTCGATGGCCCCAATCAGCATTGAAGCTATCGGATTGACGTTTGATTAA